In Bifidobacterium sp. ESL0745, one DNA window encodes the following:
- a CDS encoding MFS transporter, with amino-acid sequence MTSEDRGYSLLLVVVVTGMTTYMLYPLLTVQLLKQGFDAANAGLILGVLSGVGPLCSSACGQVMSRTGAKPIAVAGLALRACGLAVFATDATLPVYLVCSAAASLGSSSASLAVKTELMRRATSRRMVTLRSMAVNSGALVGPAVGAGLFALLGFRRLVLISIALYAVLALLMTLLRFSPPEEESRTASKGSTVAQDLREQGRKLFGRDSAFPILLVLTFIYWTVYAQWSLVVPIGSYAGFHTQTASNAVYMGNAVFILLLQYPLLVHALGKVKDTTILFLGFASFVCAFGVLLVPIGALQVVVFALSFSLSELLISPTLDLLTGKIRAASSMLGRAYGWTGTFSGIASLVGSWVGGWLIKVCHGIFGVPLLCLPLVACSLLLIVLFKKKEPSL; translated from the coding sequence ATGACGAGTGAGGATCGCGGTTATTCGCTGCTGCTTGTCGTCGTGGTCACCGGAATGACGACCTATATGCTTTATCCATTGCTGACCGTCCAGTTGTTGAAACAGGGATTCGATGCCGCCAATGCCGGCCTTATCCTTGGTGTGCTGTCCGGGGTCGGCCCGTTGTGTTCGTCGGCCTGCGGACAGGTCATGTCGAGAACCGGTGCAAAGCCCATAGCGGTCGCCGGTCTTGCATTGCGTGCCTGCGGGTTGGCCGTGTTCGCCACCGACGCCACGTTGCCTGTTTATCTGGTATGTTCCGCGGCGGCATCGTTGGGAAGCAGTAGTGCCAGTCTGGCGGTCAAGACGGAACTGATGCGCCGCGCCACATCGCGTAGGATGGTGACCTTGCGGTCGATGGCCGTGAACTCTGGCGCATTGGTGGGCCCAGCGGTCGGCGCGGGTCTCTTTGCGCTGTTGGGATTCAGACGTCTGGTACTGATATCGATTGCACTGTATGCCGTTCTTGCACTGCTGATGACCTTGCTGAGATTCAGTCCGCCGGAGGAGGAATCGCGTACGGCATCCAAGGGTTCAACAGTTGCGCAAGACCTGCGTGAGCAGGGCCGGAAGCTGTTCGGCCGCGATAGTGCCTTCCCGATTCTGCTGGTGTTGACTTTTATCTACTGGACCGTCTATGCGCAGTGGTCGCTGGTAGTGCCCATCGGTTCCTACGCGGGGTTCCATACGCAGACCGCCTCCAATGCGGTGTATATGGGCAATGCGGTCTTCATCCTTCTTTTGCAATATCCCTTGCTTGTCCATGCGCTCGGCAAAGTCAAGGACACGACGATTCTGTTTTTGGGATTCGCTAGCTTTGTGTGTGCATTCGGTGTCCTGCTGGTTCCGATCGGTGCGTTGCAGGTCGTGGTTTTCGCCTTGTCGTTCAGCCTTTCGGAGCTGTTGATCAGTCCGACACTTGACCTGTTGACGGGGAAGATCCGTGCGGCGAGTTCTATGTTGGGGCGTGCATATGGATGGACCGGCACTTTTTCCGGCATCGCGTCGTTGGTGGGTTCATGGGTTGGTGGATGGCTTATCAAGGTGTGTCACGGGATTTTCGGAGTGCCGCTTCTCTGCCTGCCTCTCGTGGCCTGTTCGTTGTTGCTGATTGTGTTGTTCAAAAAGAAGGAGCCTTCATTATGA
- a CDS encoding polyprenyl synthetase family protein — protein MQANVDNRVIDQRIAELTKTWMSDNLADVAENLRPTLNKVIDEGLTANRGGKRLRALLALAAYTSCKASKSYNNHDSAGIQTAAEDIPDAMLDLACAIEIYQTSALIHDDIIDDSPKRRGRPSAHVALAQEGTASNFGTGLALMLGNMLATASIDIAANALQSPALEYASANLHTFLDMQRAVEIGQSLDLAAETISLNKPDELITASLNVFEWKTASYTTITPLDLGFCAVGMPPDQARQSAKNIGLPLGIAFQLADDLLDVTGTNSGKPVGGDVREGKHTVLLADTLQAASVADRSALIDIYQKQARNDDDVHLALTLFESTGAIETSRRRIHDLWIQAESAINQAEMNQESRKTLTDACARFIPTDLR, from the coding sequence ATGCAAGCAAATGTGGATAACCGCGTCATCGACCAACGCATCGCCGAACTGACGAAGACATGGATGAGCGATAACCTCGCCGACGTGGCGGAAAATCTGCGCCCGACACTGAACAAGGTCATTGACGAAGGACTGACGGCCAACCGTGGCGGCAAACGGTTGCGTGCCCTGCTCGCTTTGGCTGCTTACACTTCCTGCAAAGCTTCAAAATCGTATAATAACCACGATTCCGCTGGAATCCAGACAGCTGCAGAAGATATCCCGGATGCCATGCTCGACTTGGCCTGCGCCATCGAAATCTACCAGACCAGTGCCCTGATCCACGACGACATCATCGATGACTCACCGAAACGCCGTGGCCGACCCAGCGCCCATGTCGCCTTGGCACAAGAGGGCACGGCCAGCAACTTCGGGACCGGACTGGCTTTGATGCTTGGCAACATGCTCGCCACAGCTTCGATCGACATCGCGGCGAACGCATTGCAAAGCCCTGCACTGGAGTATGCGAGCGCCAATCTGCACACCTTCCTCGACATGCAACGAGCCGTTGAAATCGGCCAGAGCCTTGACCTGGCAGCAGAAACCATCAGCCTCAACAAACCGGATGAGCTCATCACCGCCTCGCTCAACGTCTTCGAATGGAAGACCGCAAGCTACACCACCATCACCCCTCTTGATCTTGGATTCTGCGCAGTGGGAATGCCGCCTGACCAGGCCCGGCAAAGTGCGAAAAACATCGGTCTGCCGCTGGGCATCGCCTTCCAGCTGGCCGACGACCTGCTTGACGTGACCGGCACAAACAGCGGCAAACCGGTCGGCGGCGACGTTCGCGAGGGAAAACACACCGTCCTGCTTGCCGATACGTTGCAGGCCGCAAGCGTTGCCGACAGAAGCGCACTCATTGACATATACCAAAAACAAGCCAGAAATGATGATGATGTGCATCTGGCACTCACCCTCTTCGAGTCAACCGGAGCCATTGAAACCTCGCGCCGCCGCATTCACGACCTTTGGATCCAAGCGGAATCCGCCATCAACCAGGCAGAGATGAACCAGGAAAGCCGAAAGACACTCACGGATGCGTGTGCACGATTTATTCCGACGGACTTGAGATAA
- a CDS encoding MFS transporter, translating to MTNLLLAVIYLAFISLGLPDSLLGAAWPSMRPQMGVPLSWVGGISMIISAGTIVSSLLSDRMTLRFGTGKLTAASVGLTAVALFGFSVAPNYWVLALIAIPYGLGAGGVDAALNNYVAIHYASRHMSWLHCMWGIGASVGPYIMGFALSNGQGWPWGYRYISIIQVVLTVVIVLSLPLWKERKLTGAGAAKTDDDTVVANVAGSSDATKGGAAATAEGQDSGIADAQVSTGKSEPTPAKPKPLGLRGVLAIHGAKEILLMFFCYSAIETTSGLWASSYMVDHNGLSKVVAASLASLFYLGITIGRGLSGFLTIRFDDPTMIRIGQSVLLLGIVVMVLPLPGYVTTVVGLVLIGLGCAPIYPCVIHSTPDYFGVERSQAIVGVQMACAYTGSMLMPPLFGLIAQHISIVLYPWYLLVFLVVMIVMHETLRHKVRQARV from the coding sequence GTGACCAATCTGTTATTGGCCGTCATTTATCTGGCGTTTATTTCGCTGGGTCTGCCCGATTCGTTGCTTGGCGCCGCATGGCCGAGCATGCGTCCGCAGATGGGCGTGCCGCTTTCCTGGGTCGGCGGCATCTCGATGATCATTTCGGCGGGCACCATCGTCTCGTCCCTGCTTTCCGACCGCATGACATTGCGTTTCGGCACCGGGAAATTGACCGCCGCTTCAGTGGGACTCACCGCGGTGGCACTTTTCGGCTTCTCCGTGGCTCCCAATTACTGGGTGCTTGCCCTGATCGCGATTCCCTACGGCCTGGGGGCCGGTGGCGTGGACGCAGCACTCAACAACTATGTCGCCATCCACTATGCCAGCCGTCATATGAGCTGGCTGCACTGCATGTGGGGCATCGGCGCCTCCGTCGGCCCCTACATCATGGGCTTCGCACTTTCCAACGGGCAGGGTTGGCCGTGGGGTTATCGCTACATTTCCATCATCCAAGTCGTGCTCACTGTGGTCATAGTGCTGTCTTTGCCGTTATGGAAGGAACGCAAGTTGACGGGCGCAGGCGCAGCCAAAACGGATGACGATACCGTCGTTGCCAATGTCGCCGGATCTTCTGATGCGACTAAGGGCGGCGCGGCAGCCACTGCGGAAGGCCAGGATAGCGGCATTGCCGACGCACAGGTTTCCACGGGCAAATCCGAACCGACTCCCGCCAAGCCCAAGCCTTTAGGACTTCGCGGCGTTCTCGCCATCCACGGCGCCAAAGAGATACTGCTGATGTTTTTCTGTTATTCCGCTATAGAGACCACCTCCGGGCTGTGGGCTTCGAGCTATATGGTCGACCACAATGGCCTGAGCAAAGTTGTCGCGGCATCCCTGGCCAGCCTCTTCTATCTCGGCATCACCATAGGACGTGGGTTGAGCGGGTTCCTGACGATTCGCTTCGACGACCCGACGATGATTCGCATCGGCCAGTCCGTGCTGTTGCTCGGCATTGTCGTCATGGTGCTGCCATTGCCCGGCTATGTCACCACTGTAGTGGGATTGGTGCTCATCGGACTGGGTTGCGCGCCGATTTATCCTTGTGTCATCCATTCCACCCCCGATTATTTCGGTGTTGAGCGTTCGCAGGCGATTGTCGGGGTGCAGATGGCCTGTGCCTACACTGGTTCCATGCTGATGCCGCCATTGTTCGGGCTGATTGCCCAGCATATTTCCATCGTGCTTTACCCATGGTATTTGCTGGTGTTTCTGGTTGTCATGATTGTCATGCATGAAACATTGCGTCACAAGGTGCGTCAGGCGAGGGTATGA
- a CDS encoding DNA topoisomerase IV subunit B translates to MVEEYSAKNLSVLEGLDAVRKRPGMYIGTTDSQGLMHCLWEIIDNSVDEALAGACDKIVVTLHTDGSIEVADNGRGIPVDVEKKTKLTGVEVVLTKLHAGAKFGNSSYGASGGLHGVGSSVVNALSSRLDVEVDRNGKTYHMAFHQGHPGIYDDSDAQHRSPDNKFKKTRKGKPTELEIIGKVSPKTTGTRIRYWADPEIFNDTARFNYDQLIDRVRQTSFLVPGLKIVVIDENIPETGDAAVDDMFEVDAPRPEESSAGNGSGVEAAETSETPTLASAFDDDDDSEVPFDDSAVSFDDSENDGADDNERLSEDNDDEAGAADDDPETAENDDDHSSNEIQGTFGGENGRGTNASLNVETDGQPERPHKRVEEFLHTGGVKDFVDFLSHGEPVSSVWSIAGDATYTEETQAVDANGDLHAEKIKRDCSVNIALRWVNGYDTTIRSFVNVVETPGGGMHVDGFLQSITKQVRKAVEANARKLKVNLKDSKNKVERDDILAGLVAVVTVRIAEPQFQGQTKDVLGTAPVRPIVARMTDKQFGEMINGTRRGFKEQSGRVLEKIVGEMHARIQARKTKEVTRRKNALESASMPAKLSDCQPGNDDVAELFIVEGDSALGTAKAARNSGFQALLPIRGKILNVQKASMTQILANKECSAIIQVIGAGSGANFDVTQTRYDKVIMMTDADVDGAHIRILLLTLFYRFMRPLISHGHVYAAVPPLHRIALAGKHKGEFIYTYSDDELAGKLADLDKKGIAYNPDVQRYKGLGEMDADQLADTTMDPRTRMLRRISMEEAEDASGIFTLLMGDEVPPRRQFIVDNADDFDRTKIDT, encoded by the coding sequence ATGGTTGAGGAATACAGTGCCAAGAACCTGTCTGTGCTGGAAGGGCTCGATGCCGTGCGCAAGCGCCCCGGCATGTATATCGGCACCACCGATAGCCAAGGGCTTATGCACTGCCTGTGGGAGATCATCGACAACTCCGTCGACGAGGCGCTCGCCGGCGCCTGCGACAAGATCGTGGTCACCCTGCACACCGACGGTTCCATCGAAGTGGCCGACAACGGGCGTGGCATCCCGGTGGACGTCGAAAAGAAGACCAAACTCACCGGCGTTGAGGTTGTCCTGACCAAGCTGCATGCCGGCGCGAAATTCGGCAATTCCTCATACGGCGCTTCCGGCGGTCTGCACGGTGTCGGTTCTTCGGTGGTCAACGCGCTGAGCTCCCGCCTCGATGTCGAGGTCGACCGCAACGGCAAGACCTACCATATGGCGTTCCACCAAGGGCATCCCGGCATTTATGACGATTCGGACGCCCAACACCGTTCGCCTGACAACAAATTCAAAAAGACACGAAAAGGCAAACCAACCGAGCTTGAGATCATCGGCAAGGTGAGTCCCAAGACCACTGGTACCCGCATCCGCTATTGGGCCGACCCTGAAATCTTCAACGACACCGCACGTTTCAACTATGATCAACTCATCGATCGCGTGCGTCAGACCAGCTTCCTGGTGCCGGGGCTGAAAATTGTGGTTATCGACGAGAACATTCCCGAAACCGGCGATGCCGCCGTCGATGACATGTTCGAAGTCGATGCACCGCGGCCTGAGGAATCTTCCGCCGGTAACGGTTCAGGCGTGGAGGCCGCTGAGACTTCTGAGACCCCTACGTTGGCTTCTGCCTTCGATGATGACGATGATTCTGAGGTTCCATTTGATGATTCCGCGGTTTCGTTCGATGATTCCGAAAATGATGGAGCCGATGATAACGAGAGATTATCGGAAGATAATGATGACGAAGCCGGCGCGGCTGACGATGACCCTGAAACCGCAGAAAATGATGATGATCATTCATCAAACGAAATTCAAGGCACCTTTGGCGGCGAAAACGGTAGGGGAACCAATGCTTCCCTGAACGTCGAAACCGACGGCCAACCCGAGCGTCCACACAAGCGCGTCGAGGAATTCCTTCATACCGGCGGCGTCAAGGACTTCGTCGATTTTCTCTCCCATGGCGAGCCCGTCTCGAGCGTTTGGAGCATTGCCGGCGACGCCACCTATACCGAGGAAACGCAGGCTGTGGACGCCAACGGAGACCTGCACGCCGAGAAGATCAAGCGCGACTGCTCGGTCAACATCGCCCTGCGCTGGGTCAACGGCTATGACACCACCATTCGCAGCTTCGTCAATGTAGTGGAGACCCCCGGCGGCGGCATGCACGTCGACGGTTTCCTGCAAAGTATCACCAAACAGGTTCGCAAGGCCGTCGAAGCCAACGCCCGCAAGCTCAAGGTCAACCTTAAGGACTCCAAGAACAAGGTCGAACGTGACGATATCCTCGCCGGCCTCGTCGCTGTGGTCACCGTGCGCATCGCCGAACCGCAGTTCCAAGGCCAGACCAAGGATGTGCTCGGCACGGCCCCGGTGCGTCCGATCGTCGCCAGAATGACCGATAAGCAATTTGGTGAGATGATCAACGGCACGCGGCGCGGCTTCAAGGAACAGTCCGGACGGGTGCTCGAAAAGATCGTCGGAGAAATGCACGCCCGTATCCAGGCTCGCAAGACCAAAGAGGTCACTCGCCGCAAGAACGCGCTCGAATCCGCCTCCATGCCCGCCAAACTCTCCGACTGCCAGCCGGGCAACGACGACGTGGCCGAACTGTTCATCGTCGAGGGCGATTCCGCACTCGGCACCGCCAAGGCCGCTCGCAACTCTGGCTTCCAGGCGCTCCTGCCGATCCGTGGCAAGATTTTGAATGTGCAAAAAGCAAGCATGACCCAGATCCTCGCCAACAAGGAATGCTCGGCGATTATCCAGGTCATCGGCGCAGGAAGCGGCGCGAACTTCGATGTCACCCAGACCCGCTACGACAAGGTCATCATGATGACCGATGCCGACGTCGACGGCGCCCACATCCGCATCCTCCTGCTGACCCTGTTCTACCGGTTCATGCGCCCGCTCATCTCGCACGGCCACGTCTACGCCGCCGTGCCGCCGCTGCACCGCATCGCGCTGGCTGGCAAGCACAAGGGCGAGTTCATCTACACCTATTCCGATGACGAACTGGCCGGCAAGCTCGCCGACCTCGACAAGAAAGGCATCGCCTACAACCCGGACGTCCAGCGCTACAAGGGCTTGGGCGAGATGGACGCCGACCAGCTGGCCGATACCACCATGGACCCGCGCACGCGAATGCTTCGCCGCATCTCGATGGAGGAGGCCGAGGACGCCAGCGGCATCTTCACCCTGCTCATGGGCGACGAGGTGCCCCCGCGCCGACAGTTCATCGTCGACAACGCCGACGATTTCGACCGTACCAAGATTGATACCTGA
- a CDS encoding RNA polymerase sigma factor, translating into MAKKEQATTVEAEQSEDAKITRKSKATRSSSSSVSRKTTAKAKKTTAAKKTAKPSKKTTKKEDPIEQKPKDADIEEDSEDISEDDELQDDDLEDVGDVDENEDFDDLEDDSSTLPDDDEDENEDSEPEDEDEDEDDDDGATSHRKAAELPKAKGAFVVSNNDDDDDNLTPSGNPKRRVVAAGATADPVKDYLKQIGRVSLLNAEQEVDLSERIEAGLYAQHLLDTQSEGMDFKRKRELKWAANDGKKAKDHLLEANLRLVVSLAKRYTGRGMLFLDLIQEGNLGLIRAVEKFDWKKGFKFSTYATWWIRQAITRAMADQARTIRVPVHMVEVINKLSRVQRQMLQDLGREPTPDELARELDMPVEKVQEVQKYGREPISLHTPLGEDGDSEFGDLIEDTDAIAPSEAVAFSLLQEQFKQVLETLSPREAGVIKMRYGLEDGQPKTLDDIGRVYGVTRERIRQIESKTMSKLRHPSRSQTLRDFLDQ; encoded by the coding sequence TTGGCCAAGAAGGAACAGGCAACAACCGTAGAGGCTGAGCAGAGCGAGGACGCTAAGATCACTCGTAAGTCGAAGGCCACCCGTTCGTCTTCTTCATCCGTATCGCGAAAGACGACGGCCAAGGCCAAGAAGACCACTGCTGCCAAAAAGACGGCAAAACCCTCAAAAAAGACAACGAAAAAGGAAGACCCGATCGAGCAGAAGCCCAAGGACGCCGATATTGAGGAGGATTCCGAAGACATTTCTGAGGATGACGAACTTCAGGACGATGATCTCGAAGACGTTGGTGATGTCGACGAAAATGAGGATTTCGACGATTTAGAGGATGATTCCTCTACATTGCCCGACGATGATGAAGACGAAAACGAGGATTCCGAACCTGAGGATGAAGATGAAGACGAAGACGACGATGACGGCGCCACTTCCCATCGTAAGGCCGCCGAGCTGCCGAAGGCCAAAGGTGCCTTCGTTGTCAGCAACAATGACGACGATGATGACAATCTGACGCCTTCCGGCAATCCGAAGCGTCGTGTGGTTGCCGCAGGCGCGACAGCCGATCCCGTCAAGGATTACCTGAAGCAGATTGGCCGAGTGAGCCTTCTGAATGCCGAGCAGGAAGTCGACCTCTCCGAGCGTATCGAGGCCGGGCTTTATGCCCAGCACTTGCTCGATACCCAGAGCGAAGGCATGGACTTCAAACGCAAGCGCGAGCTCAAGTGGGCCGCGAACGATGGCAAGAAGGCCAAGGACCATCTGCTGGAGGCCAACCTTCGTCTGGTCGTCTCGCTGGCCAAGCGCTACACAGGCCGTGGCATGCTCTTCCTCGATTTGATTCAGGAAGGCAACTTGGGCCTGATTCGCGCGGTCGAGAAGTTCGACTGGAAGAAGGGCTTTAAGTTCTCCACGTATGCCACTTGGTGGATTCGTCAGGCGATCACCCGTGCCATGGCCGACCAGGCCCGTACCATTCGCGTGCCTGTCCACATGGTGGAGGTCATCAACAAGCTTTCCCGCGTGCAGCGCCAGATGTTGCAGGATCTGGGCCGCGAACCCACGCCCGACGAGCTGGCCCGCGAGCTTGACATGCCCGTCGAGAAGGTGCAGGAGGTGCAGAAGTATGGTCGTGAGCCGATTTCGCTGCACACCCCGCTTGGTGAGGACGGCGATTCCGAGTTCGGTGACCTCATCGAAGATACTGACGCGATTGCGCCTTCCGAGGCTGTAGCTTTCTCCCTTTTGCAGGAGCAGTTCAAGCAGGTTTTGGAGACGCTTTCACCACGTGAGGCCGGCGTCATCAAAATGCGTTACGGTCTTGAGGACGGCCAGCCCAAGACCTTGGATGACATTGGCCGTGTCTATGGGGTCACCCGTGAACGCATCCGCCAGATTGAGTCCAAGACCATGTCGAAGCTGCGCCACCCGTCGCGTTCGCAGACGTTGCGAGATTTTCTCGACCAGTGA
- a CDS encoding DNA topoisomerase IV subunit A: MAQRRKTAKPAYDPHTVKENIIETPLDEEMSKSFLEYAYSVIYARALPDARDGLKPVQRRIIYQMGQMNLTPDKPYMKSARAVGEVMGKLHPHGDSSIYEAMVRLAQPFAMRLPLVDGHGNFGSLDDGPAASRYTEARLAPAALGMNANIDEDTVDFSPNYDNKLKEPDVLPAAIPNLLVNGASGIAVGMATNMATHNLGEVVAAAKYLMKHPDATLDELMDYVPGPDWPGGGIIIGRDGIREAYETGRGTLTTRSATHIENVTARKKAIVVTELPFMVGPERVLERISEGVKNHHIEGVSGAIDLTDRHNGTRIVIEIKTGFDPNAVLAQLFKNTPLEDNFTMNNVALVHGRPHTMGLKEMLEVWVEHRRNVIHRRSEYRLHKAQERLHLVEGMLLAMVDIDEVIQVIRTSDNADAAKTRLIAVFDLDDIQAQYILDLRLRRLTKMSRIELEAEQDDLKRQIDELNEILASGERLDEVIISEMNEAVEKWGDPRRTVLLERHEDGSLTPVRSLASSDSAADNANPDSSALAAIRVENTVSQAAQDVEAAKKAKKAGNVEEATAALRLDDEPCAVMLSATGLIARTSPSAVDLWQTREANGKRAHDDQIVSIFASTTLSSYGLITSAGRLVLAHIADLPSLQASESLSVSGGVSADELLGMTTSTDSVPSEHVVAAIAMGDGSGKTESADSGDSNTSSTDSTTTPLAIGTRNGIVKRWNRESPSTMDSWPVIDLKDGDAVIFAAPAADDDRIVFISSDSSLLTFEANVVRPQGRTAGGMNGIRLAEGQHVVAFNVVPAGKIAWTYDEGENGLYSASGAVVLTVAGDDAALPGTETGAAKVTPLEMYPTKGRGTGGVRSQRFLKGQNTLTRAAIGTYPLYASTSGGAPVELPKPDMRRDASGVDLPAPIEYVA, from the coding sequence ATGGCTCAACGTCGCAAAACGGCCAAACCAGCCTATGACCCGCACACGGTCAAGGAGAATATCATCGAAACGCCACTCGATGAGGAAATGAGCAAATCATTCCTTGAGTACGCCTATTCAGTGATTTACGCGCGAGCCCTGCCGGACGCGCGAGATGGTCTCAAACCGGTGCAGCGACGCATCATCTATCAGATGGGCCAGATGAACCTGACCCCCGACAAGCCCTATATGAAGTCCGCCCGCGCCGTCGGTGAGGTGATGGGCAAGCTGCACCCGCACGGCGACTCCTCCATCTACGAGGCCATGGTGCGCCTTGCCCAGCCGTTCGCGATGCGCCTGCCGCTGGTGGACGGGCACGGCAATTTCGGCTCGCTTGACGACGGACCAGCGGCCTCGCGTTATACCGAAGCACGGCTTGCGCCAGCGGCACTGGGGATGAATGCGAATATCGACGAGGATACCGTCGACTTCTCCCCCAACTACGACAACAAACTGAAGGAACCGGATGTGCTGCCGGCCGCGATCCCGAATTTGCTCGTCAACGGCGCCTCCGGCATCGCGGTGGGCATGGCCACCAACATGGCCACACACAACCTCGGCGAGGTGGTCGCCGCCGCGAAATACCTGATGAAGCATCCTGACGCCACGCTTGACGAACTGATGGACTACGTGCCAGGGCCGGATTGGCCGGGCGGCGGCATTATCATCGGGCGTGACGGTATCCGCGAAGCTTACGAAACCGGACGAGGCACGCTGACCACCCGTTCCGCCACCCATATCGAAAACGTGACCGCACGCAAGAAGGCCATCGTCGTCACCGAACTGCCGTTCATGGTCGGCCCCGAGCGTGTGCTCGAACGCATATCCGAAGGTGTGAAAAATCATCATATCGAAGGCGTTTCGGGCGCGATCGACTTGACGGATCGGCACAACGGCACGCGCATCGTCATCGAGATCAAAACCGGTTTCGACCCCAATGCCGTGCTTGCCCAGCTCTTCAAGAACACACCGCTGGAAGACAACTTCACCATGAACAACGTGGCGCTCGTCCACGGACGGCCGCACACCATGGGCTTAAAGGAAATGCTCGAGGTGTGGGTGGAGCACCGGCGCAACGTGATCCACCGTCGCAGCGAATACCGGCTGCACAAGGCACAGGAACGGCTGCACCTAGTCGAGGGCATGCTGCTTGCGATGGTCGACATCGACGAGGTTATCCAAGTCATTCGCACCTCCGACAACGCTGACGCTGCGAAGACGCGGTTGATTGCCGTCTTCGATCTGGACGATATCCAGGCGCAATACATTCTCGACCTGCGGCTGCGCAGACTCACCAAAATGAGCCGTATCGAGCTCGAAGCCGAACAGGACGACCTGAAACGGCAGATCGACGAGCTCAACGAAATCCTCGCTTCCGGTGAGCGGCTTGACGAAGTGATCATCTCCGAAATGAACGAGGCGGTGGAAAAATGGGGCGACCCGCGCCGCACGGTGCTGCTTGAACGCCATGAGGACGGCAGCCTGACACCGGTGCGTTCGCTGGCTTCGTCCGATTCTGCTGCTGACAATGCCAATCCGGATTCCTCCGCCTTGGCCGCCATCCGCGTGGAAAACACCGTTTCGCAGGCGGCACAGGACGTCGAAGCCGCAAAAAAGGCAAAGAAGGCCGGCAATGTCGAGGAAGCAACAGCGGCACTGCGGCTCGATGACGAGCCTTGTGCCGTGATGCTGAGCGCCACCGGACTCATCGCGCGCACTTCGCCGAGCGCGGTCGATCTTTGGCAGACGCGCGAGGCAAATGGCAAGCGTGCGCACGACGACCAGATCGTCTCCATTTTCGCCAGCACGACGCTTTCCAGCTATGGTCTGATTACTTCTGCCGGACGCTTGGTCTTGGCCCATATTGCTGATCTGCCATCGCTGCAGGCCAGCGAGAGCCTCAGCGTTTCCGGTGGCGTCAGCGCCGACGAACTGCTCGGCATGACCACCAGCACCGATTCGGTCCCTAGCGAACACGTTGTGGCGGCGATTGCCATGGGCGATGGTTCCGGAAAGACCGAATCCGCCGACTCGGGAGACAGTAATACTTCTAGCACCGACAGCACCACTACCCCGCTGGCCATCGGCACCCGCAACGGCATCGTCAAGCGCTGGAACCGCGAATCGCCCAGCACCATGGATTCCTGGCCGGTCATTGACCTGAAGGACGGGGATGCCGTCATATTCGCCGCACCCGCGGCCGACGACGACCGTATCGTCTTCATTTCCTCCGATTCCTCATTGCTGACCTTCGAAGCCAATGTGGTGCGCCCGCAAGGCCGCACCGCGGGTGGTATGAACGGCATCAGGCTTGCCGAAGGACAGCATGTCGTGGCCTTCAATGTGGTGCCGGCCGGCAAAATCGCCTGGACCTACGACGAAGGCGAAAACGGCCTGTATTCGGCCTCAGGAGCCGTCGTGCTCACCGTTGCCGGCGATGACGCAGCACTGCCCGGCACCGAGACCGGAGCGGCCAAGGTAACCCCATTGGAAATGTACCCGACCAAGGGACGCGGCACCGGCGGCGTGCGTTCGCAGCGCTTCCTCAAAGGCCAGAACACCCTGACCAGAGCTGCCATCGGCACCTATCCGCTCTACGCCAGCACATCTGGCGGAGCGCCCGTCGAGCTGCCCAAGCCGGACATGCGCCGCGACGCCTCCGGCGTCGATCTCCCTGCGCCGATCGAGTACGTGGCATAA